A window of the Serratia sarumanii genome harbors these coding sequences:
- a CDS encoding YeeE/YedE family protein, whose protein sequence is MTIDWQHFTPYSALAGGAIIGAAVALLLLFNGRIAGISGITGGLLSAGGRERGWRAAFLGGLLISPWLYAAAAALPSAEIAAGSGGLAVAGLLVGVGTRLGSGCTSGHGVCGVARLAPRSLAATAVFMLLGFTTVWLMRHLLGG, encoded by the coding sequence ATGACCATTGACTGGCAACACTTCACGCCGTATTCCGCGCTGGCGGGCGGAGCCATTATCGGCGCAGCGGTGGCGCTGCTGTTGCTGTTCAACGGCCGGATCGCCGGCATCAGCGGCATTACCGGCGGTTTATTGAGCGCGGGTGGCCGCGAGCGGGGCTGGCGCGCCGCATTTCTTGGCGGGTTACTGATTTCCCCCTGGCTGTATGCTGCCGCAGCGGCTTTGCCGTCTGCTGAGATCGCGGCCGGCAGCGGCGGGCTGGCGGTAGCAGGGCTGTTGGTGGGGGTGGGGACACGATTGGGCAGCGGTTGTACCAGCGGGCACGGCGTGTGCGGCGTCGCGCGGCTGGCGCCGCGTTCGCTGGCCGCCACGGCGGTGTTTATGCTGCTGGGCTTTACGACCGTGTGGCTGATGCGCCACCTGCTGGGAGGGTGA
- a CDS encoding VOC family protein, with amino-acid sequence MSIAKAVLRIARPTDRLQEIAALYCRGLGFEKLGEFVDHQGFDGIMIGHPQHAYHLEFTQHRGVRVGQAPTQDHLLVFYLPDENAWRAACERMRAAGFLVVTAYNPYWDRAGQTFEDPDGYRVVLQHQAWQG; translated from the coding sequence ATGTCGATAGCCAAGGCGGTGTTGCGCATCGCGCGCCCGACCGATCGGTTACAAGAGATTGCCGCGCTGTATTGTCGCGGGCTGGGGTTCGAAAAGCTGGGCGAGTTTGTCGATCATCAGGGCTTTGACGGCATAATGATCGGCCATCCGCAGCATGCCTACCATCTGGAGTTCACGCAGCATCGCGGGGTGCGGGTCGGGCAGGCGCCGACGCAGGATCATCTGCTGGTGTTTTATCTGCCGGATGAGAACGCATGGCGAGCCGCGTGCGAGCGGATGCGGGCGGCGGGATTCCTGGTTGTCACCGCCTATAACCCCTATTGGGATAGGGCGGGGCAAACCTTTGAAGATCCTGACGGCTACCGGGTGGTCCTGCAACATCAGGCCTGGCAAGGATAA
- the mdtG gene encoding multidrug efflux MFS transporter MdtG, producing MASAAEPVNWKRNLFVAWVGCFLTGAAFSLVMPFLPLYVETLGVTGHQALNMWSGLLFSITFLFSAIAAPFWGALADRRGRKLMLLRSALGMAIVMVLMGMAQTVWQFLALRAVLGLLGGFIPNANALIATQVPRNRSGWALGTLSTGGVGGALIGPLIGGLLADLYGLRPVFYITAAVLFVCFVLTLLYVKEQFTPVQKRDMLHAKQVFASLKNPKLVLSLFVTTMIIQIATGSIAPILTLYVRDLAGATHNLAFISGLIASVPGVAALMSAPRLGKLGDRIGPERILVFMLIVSVLLLIPMAFVQTPWQLGVLRFLLGAADGALLPAVQTLLIYNCTNQVAGRIFSYNQSFRDVGNVSGPLLGAAVSAGYGFRAVFAVTALVVLFNAGYSWWCLRRRPGYMREDTLQEEQ from the coding sequence ATGGCTTCGGCAGCAGAACCCGTTAACTGGAAACGCAACCTTTTCGTCGCCTGGGTAGGGTGCTTTCTCACCGGCGCCGCCTTCAGCCTGGTGATGCCGTTTCTGCCGCTGTACGTCGAGACGCTGGGCGTAACCGGCCATCAGGCGCTCAACATGTGGTCCGGTCTGCTGTTCAGCATTACCTTCCTGTTTTCCGCTATCGCCGCGCCGTTCTGGGGCGCCCTGGCCGACCGACGCGGCCGTAAACTGATGTTGCTGCGCTCGGCGTTGGGCATGGCGATCGTCATGGTGCTGATGGGCATGGCGCAAACGGTCTGGCAGTTTCTCGCGCTGCGGGCGGTGCTGGGGTTGCTTGGCGGGTTCATACCCAACGCCAACGCGCTGATCGCCACCCAGGTGCCGCGCAACCGCAGCGGCTGGGCGCTCGGCACTCTGTCAACCGGCGGCGTCGGCGGCGCGCTGATCGGCCCGCTGATCGGCGGCCTGCTGGCCGATCTGTACGGCCTGCGCCCGGTGTTTTATATCACCGCCGCGGTGCTGTTCGTCTGCTTCGTGCTGACGCTGCTGTATGTCAAAGAGCAATTTACCCCGGTGCAAAAGCGCGACATGTTGCACGCAAAACAGGTGTTCGCCTCGCTGAAGAACCCGAAGCTGGTGCTCAGCCTGTTCGTTACTACCATGATCATCCAGATCGCCACCGGCTCAATTGCCCCGATCCTGACGCTGTATGTGCGCGATCTGGCCGGCGCGACCCATAATCTGGCGTTTATCAGCGGGCTGATCGCCTCGGTGCCCGGCGTCGCGGCATTGATGAGCGCCCCACGGCTGGGCAAGCTGGGCGATCGCATCGGCCCGGAACGCATTCTGGTCTTTATGCTGATCGTCTCGGTGCTGCTGCTGATCCCGATGGCGTTCGTGCAAACGCCGTGGCAGCTCGGCGTACTGCGCTTTCTGCTGGGGGCGGCCGACGGCGCGCTGCTGCCGGCGGTACAGACGCTGTTGATTTATAACTGCACCAATCAGGTCGCCGGCCGAATTTTCAGCTACAACCAGTCGTTCCGCGACGTCGGCAACGTCAGCGGCCCGCTGCTCGGCGCCGCGGTCTCCGCCGGCTACGGTTTTCGCGCGGTCTTCGCCGTCACCGCTTTGGTGGTGCTGTTCAACGCCGGTTATTCCTGGTGGTGTCTGCGGCGGCGGCCGGGCTATATGCGGGAAGACACGCTGCAGGAAGAGCAATAG
- a CDS encoding YceI family protein: MLKKTVLGLTAGALLLSAGSALAADYKIDKQGQHAFIEFRIQHLGYSWLYGSFKDFDGGFTFDEKDPSKDKVNVTINTASVDTNHAERDKHLRSAEFLNVEKNKQAKFESTEVKKSGDGYAVVGNLTLNGVTKPVTLDAKLIGQGNDPWGGYRAGFEANGKIKLKDFGITTDLGPASQDVELIISVEGVREK, encoded by the coding sequence ATGTTGAAAAAGACCGTATTGGGCCTGACCGCAGGCGCCCTGCTGCTGAGCGCCGGTTCCGCACTGGCGGCGGACTACAAGATCGACAAACAGGGCCAGCACGCCTTTATCGAGTTCCGCATCCAGCACCTGGGTTACAGCTGGCTGTACGGCAGCTTTAAAGACTTCGACGGCGGCTTCACCTTCGACGAAAAAGATCCGTCCAAGGACAAAGTCAACGTGACCATCAATACCGCCAGCGTCGACACCAACCACGCCGAGCGCGACAAGCACCTGCGCAGCGCCGAGTTCCTCAACGTGGAGAAGAACAAGCAGGCCAAGTTTGAATCCACCGAAGTGAAGAAAAGCGGCGACGGTTATGCGGTGGTCGGCAACCTGACGCTGAACGGCGTGACCAAACCGGTTACGCTGGACGCCAAACTGATTGGCCAGGGCAACGATCCGTGGGGCGGCTACCGCGCCGGCTTTGAAGCCAACGGCAAGATCAAGCTGAAAGATTTCGGCATCACCACCGATCTGGGCCCGGCGTCGCAAGACGTTGAGCTGATCATCTCCGTAGAAGGCGTGCGCGAGAAATAA
- a CDS encoding peptide MFS transporter, with product MQSSVNKSESRTFFGHPYPLGSLFFTEMWERFSFYGIRPLLILFMAATVYDGGLGLARENASAIVGIFAGSMYLAALPGGWLADNWLGQRKAVWYGSILIALGHLSIALSAVMGTNLFFIGLMFIVLGSGLFKTCISVMVGTLYKKGDARRDGGFSLFYMGINIGSFIAPLISGWLIKSHGWHWGFGIGGIGMLVALVIFRVFAVPAMKRYDREVGLDSTWNSPVAKKKGVGAWLLALAVGLAAVIVLIAQGTIVINPVEVASVLVYVIAASVTLYFIYLFAFAGLSRKERARLLVCFILLISAAFFWSAFEQKPTSFNLFANDYTNRMVGGFEIPAVWFQSINALFIILLAPVFSWAWPALARNNVRPSSITKFVIGILCAAGGFGLMMLAAQNVLSNGGAGVSPMWLVGSILMLTLGELCLSPIGLATMTLLAPERMRGQMMGLWFCASALGNLAAGLIGGHVKADQLDMLPDLFARCSVALLICAAVLIVLIVPIRRMLENTQTKSAQKPATSA from the coding sequence ATGCAATCCTCTGTCAATAAGTCAGAAAGCCGGACCTTCTTCGGCCATCCCTATCCGCTGGGTTCTCTGTTCTTCACCGAAATGTGGGAGCGCTTTTCGTTCTACGGCATCCGTCCGCTGCTGATCCTGTTTATGGCCGCCACCGTATACGACGGCGGTCTGGGTCTGGCGCGCGAGAACGCGTCGGCGATCGTCGGCATCTTCGCCGGCAGCATGTACCTGGCGGCGCTGCCGGGCGGCTGGCTGGCGGACAACTGGCTCGGCCAACGCAAGGCCGTTTGGTACGGTTCGATTCTGATCGCCCTCGGCCACCTGTCGATCGCCCTGTCCGCGGTGATGGGCACCAACCTGTTCTTCATCGGCCTGATGTTCATCGTGCTCGGTTCCGGCCTGTTCAAGACCTGTATCTCGGTGATGGTCGGCACGCTGTACAAGAAAGGCGATGCGCGCCGCGACGGCGGTTTCTCGCTGTTCTACATGGGCATCAACATCGGTTCGTTCATCGCCCCGTTGATCTCCGGCTGGCTGATCAAGTCACACGGCTGGCACTGGGGCTTCGGCATCGGCGGTATCGGGATGCTGGTGGCGCTGGTGATCTTCCGCGTGTTCGCCGTCCCGGCGATGAAACGCTATGACCGCGAGGTGGGCCTGGATTCCACCTGGAACAGCCCGGTAGCGAAGAAAAAAGGCGTCGGCGCCTGGCTGCTGGCATTGGCGGTAGGCCTGGCTGCGGTCATCGTGCTGATCGCTCAGGGCACCATCGTCATCAACCCGGTCGAAGTAGCCAGCGTGCTGGTGTACGTGATCGCCGCGTCGGTCACCCTGTACTTCATCTATCTGTTCGCCTTTGCCGGCCTGAGCCGCAAAGAGCGCGCTCGCCTGCTGGTGTGCTTTATCCTGCTGATCTCCGCCGCGTTCTTCTGGTCAGCGTTTGAACAGAAACCGACCTCGTTCAACCTGTTCGCCAACGATTACACCAATCGCATGGTCGGCGGCTTCGAGATCCCGGCGGTGTGGTTCCAGTCGATCAACGCCTTGTTCATCATCCTGCTGGCGCCGGTGTTCAGCTGGGCTTGGCCTGCACTGGCGCGCAATAACGTGCGCCCAAGCAGCATCACCAAGTTCGTGATCGGTATCCTGTGCGCCGCCGGCGGTTTCGGCCTGATGATGCTGGCCGCGCAGAATGTGCTGAGCAACGGCGGCGCCGGCGTATCGCCGATGTGGCTGGTGGGCAGTATCCTGATGCTGACGCTGGGTGAGCTGTGCCTGAGCCCGATCGGCCTGGCCACCATGACGCTGCTGGCGCCGGAGAGAATGCGCGGGCAAATGATGGGGCTGTGGTTCTGCGCCAGCGCGCTGGGCAACCTGGCGGCCGGTCTGATCGGCGGTCACGTCAAGGCCGACCAACTGGATATGCTGCCGGATCTGTTCGCTCGCTGCTCAGTCGCGCTGCTGATCTGCGCCGCCGTGCTTATCGTGCTGATCGTGCCGATTCGCCGCATGCTGGAAAATACCCAGACCAAGAGCGCGCAGAAACCGGCGACCAGCGCCTGA
- a CDS encoding MysB family protein yields MSLYATLEEAIEAAREEFIDTAEGGGDDEPPVPQQFNLQKYVMQDGDTMWQAEFFEEEGEAVECLPLRSGAAAQAIFDGDYDEVEITAEWIDENTLYEWEEGDFQLEPPLDTEEGQAAADEWDER; encoded by the coding sequence ATGAGCCTGTATGCAACCCTGGAAGAAGCCATCGAGGCCGCACGCGAAGAGTTTATCGACACCGCCGAAGGCGGCGGCGATGACGAACCGCCGGTGCCGCAGCAGTTCAATCTGCAAAAGTACGTGATGCAGGATGGCGACACGATGTGGCAGGCCGAGTTCTTCGAGGAAGAAGGCGAAGCGGTGGAGTGCCTGCCGCTGCGCAGCGGTGCGGCGGCGCAGGCAATCTTCGACGGTGACTACGACGAGGTGGAGATCACCGCCGAGTGGATAGATGAAAATACCCTGTACGAATGGGAAGAAGGCGACTTCCAGCTCGAGCCGCCGCTGGATACCGAAGAAGGCCAGGCCGCGGCCGATGAGTGGGATGAACGTTAA
- a CDS encoding AraC family transcriptional regulator produces the protein MLLFHDVLPPDQPVRPLAKDYRHGYSEPDHYHHCAQLIHSLSGVVQVTTRLGSWVVPPGRGVWVPAKVVHSLRITGQVAARTLFVDPLARADLPAQCQVVQVSPLLRELIICAMEIAPDYPSGGRDERVMELILDELRMLPILPLHLPEPREASLLALCRHIQATLAQPWTLEQAAAHLSVSGRTLSRRFQRETGLHFSDWVRRARLLAALNALATGRSVLEVALDLGYDSPSAFSAMFRRVLGVAPSDYFSPAAPTLTPDSARRR, from the coding sequence ATGCTGTTGTTTCACGACGTTCTGCCGCCCGACCAGCCTGTCCGGCCGTTGGCCAAGGATTATCGCCACGGCTACAGCGAGCCGGATCACTACCATCACTGCGCGCAGCTGATTCACAGCCTGAGCGGCGTGGTGCAGGTCACGACCCGGCTCGGCAGTTGGGTGGTGCCGCCCGGCCGCGGCGTCTGGGTGCCGGCTAAGGTGGTGCACAGTCTGCGCATTACCGGCCAGGTGGCGGCCAGGACGCTGTTCGTCGATCCGCTGGCGCGCGCCGATCTGCCGGCCCAGTGCCAGGTGGTGCAGGTTTCTCCGCTGCTGCGCGAGTTGATTATTTGTGCGATGGAGATTGCGCCCGATTACCCGAGCGGCGGACGCGATGAACGCGTCATGGAACTGATTCTGGATGAGTTGCGGATGCTGCCGATCCTGCCGCTGCACCTGCCTGAACCGCGTGAGGCCTCGCTGCTCGCCCTGTGCCGCCATATCCAGGCTACGCTGGCGCAGCCCTGGACGCTGGAACAGGCGGCCGCTCATCTCAGCGTCAGCGGACGCACCCTGTCGCGGCGCTTCCAGCGCGAAACCGGGCTGCATTTTAGCGATTGGGTGCGACGCGCCCGTTTGCTGGCGGCGCTGAACGCGCTGGCGACCGGCCGCTCGGTGTTGGAAGTGGCGCTGGATCTCGGCTATGACAGCCCCAGCGCGTTCAGCGCCATGTTTCGCCGGGTGCTGGGGGTCGCGCCCAGCGACTATTTCAGCCCGGCCGCGCCGACGTTGACGCCAGATAGCGCCCGGCGACGTTGA
- a CDS encoding Kdo(2)-lipid IV(A) acyltransferase — protein MTQVPTFNRSLLHPRYWLTWVGIGLLYLLVLLPYPVIYWLGTSIGRFSMRFLKRRVAIAQRNLELCFPDMPQAERDALVVKNFESVGMGLFETGMAWFWPNWRIERWFKVSGLEHIQKARDNQQGVLLIGLHFLTLELGARIFGIHNPGIGVYRPHDNKLMDWLQTWGRMRSNKSMLDRKDIKGMIRALKQGDIIWYAPDHDYGPRSSVFVPLFAVDKAATTTGSYVLVRMGKPAIIPFTPRRLPDGKGYELIMQPAVENFPLDNELDAAAFMNKVVEKEILMAPDQYMWLHRRFKTRPEGEPSLY, from the coding sequence ATGACTCAAGTTCCTACTTTCAATCGTTCCTTATTGCACCCGCGCTACTGGCTGACCTGGGTCGGCATCGGCTTGCTGTATCTGCTGGTGTTGCTGCCTTATCCCGTCATCTACTGGCTCGGCACCTCGATTGGGCGATTTTCCATGCGCTTTCTCAAGCGACGCGTCGCTATCGCCCAGCGTAACCTCGAGCTCTGTTTTCCCGACATGCCGCAGGCCGAACGCGATGCGCTGGTGGTAAAGAATTTCGAATCGGTCGGCATGGGGCTGTTTGAAACCGGCATGGCGTGGTTCTGGCCCAACTGGCGCATCGAGCGCTGGTTCAAGGTCAGCGGCCTGGAGCACATCCAAAAGGCCCGCGACAACCAGCAGGGCGTGTTGCTGATTGGCCTGCACTTTTTGACGCTGGAGCTGGGCGCGCGCATCTTCGGCATTCACAACCCGGGCATCGGCGTTTACCGCCCGCACGACAACAAGCTGATGGACTGGCTGCAAACCTGGGGCCGCATGCGTTCCAACAAATCGATGCTGGATCGCAAAGACATCAAAGGCATGATCCGCGCCCTGAAACAGGGCGATATCATCTGGTATGCGCCGGATCACGACTACGGCCCGCGCAGCAGCGTATTCGTGCCGCTGTTCGCGGTAGACAAAGCCGCCACCACCACCGGCAGTTACGTGCTGGTGCGGATGGGCAAACCGGCGATCATTCCGTTCACCCCGCGCCGCCTGCCGGACGGCAAAGGCTATGAGCTGATCATGCAGCCGGCGGTGGAAAACTTCCCGCTGGATAACGAACTCGATGCCGCCGCCTTTATGAATAAAGTGGTGGAAAAAGAGATCCTGATGGCGCCGGATCAATACATGTGGCTGCATCGCCGCTTCAAGACCCGCCCGGAAGGCGAGCCTTCGCTCTACTGA
- a CDS encoding ArsR/SmtB family transcription factor codes for MDIDAMRKAAAQAGAMLRTLGNEDRLLLLCRLSQGEMAVSELAQALDIRQPTLSQQLGVLREEGLVSTRRAGKQIYYAVADAKALALLHTLYQLYCPQPENRDDH; via the coding sequence ATGGATATTGACGCGATGCGCAAGGCGGCGGCGCAGGCTGGCGCGATGCTGCGCACCTTGGGCAACGAAGATCGGCTGCTGCTGCTGTGCCGGCTCAGTCAGGGCGAGATGGCGGTGAGCGAGCTGGCGCAGGCGCTGGATATCCGCCAGCCGACGCTGTCCCAGCAGCTTGGCGTGCTGCGTGAGGAGGGATTGGTCTCCACCCGACGCGCCGGCAAGCAGATTTACTATGCGGTGGCCGACGCTAAAGCGCTGGCGCTGCTCCATACCCTGTATCAACTCTATTGCCCACAGCCGGAGAACCGCGATGACCATTGA
- the leuA gene encoding 2-isopropylmalate synthase has translation MLIDPSSKYRPFPPVALPNRQWPARTLRQAPRWCSSDLRDGNQALAEPMDNARKREFYQLLLQCGFKEIEVAFPSASQTDFDFVRTLIDEQLIPDDVTIQVLTQSRDDLIDRTFEALQGAPRAIVHLYNATAPMFRDIVFRQDKAATVAMAVNGARRIRRQCEAQPDTAWCFEYSPETFCFTELAFALEICEAVAAVWQPGPQRPMIINLPATVEVSTPNVYADQIEWFCRHFSRRADVTISVHPHNDRGTGVACAELALLAGSDRVEGCLFGNGERTGNVDLVTLALNLYTQGVAPGLDFSRLKQVVEVVELCNQLPVHPRHPYAGELVFTAFSGSHQDAIKKGFAAQRQRQDGWWQVPYLPLDPADVGCSYEAVIRVNSQSGKSGAAWLLEQNHGLALPRGLQIDFSQVVQRATDGSGKEMSGAQLWRLFRDTYGLVEQPHLQLLSYQTESHGVEAYSFNARVACEGEPLRLQGAGNGLLSSAVDALRQRFGLPLAIEDYHEHTLGHQSDSRAVAYIRCSLPQGEATYGVGIDVDSASASLQALLNVAGRYLASTSARPG, from the coding sequence ATGTTAATCGACCCTTCAAGCAAATATCGACCGTTCCCGCCGGTGGCGTTGCCGAACCGCCAATGGCCTGCGCGTACGCTGCGGCAGGCGCCGCGCTGGTGCTCCAGCGATCTGCGCGACGGCAACCAGGCGCTGGCGGAACCGATGGATAACGCGCGCAAGCGCGAGTTCTATCAATTGCTGTTGCAGTGTGGTTTTAAAGAAATTGAAGTGGCTTTTCCTTCGGCGTCGCAAACGGATTTCGATTTTGTGCGCACGCTGATTGACGAGCAGCTGATCCCGGACGACGTCACGATTCAGGTGCTGACGCAGTCGCGCGACGATCTGATTGACCGCACCTTCGAGGCGCTGCAGGGGGCGCCACGGGCTATCGTGCATCTGTACAACGCCACGGCGCCGATGTTTCGCGACATCGTGTTCCGCCAGGATAAGGCCGCCACCGTGGCGATGGCGGTGAACGGCGCGCGGCGCATTCGCCGGCAGTGCGAGGCACAGCCCGATACCGCCTGGTGCTTCGAGTATTCGCCGGAAACCTTCTGTTTTACTGAATTGGCGTTCGCGCTGGAGATCTGCGAAGCGGTGGCGGCGGTGTGGCAACCGGGGCCGCAGCGGCCGATGATCATCAATCTGCCGGCGACGGTGGAAGTGAGCACGCCCAATGTGTATGCCGATCAGATTGAATGGTTCTGTCGCCACTTCAGCCGCCGCGCCGATGTAACGATCAGCGTGCATCCGCATAACGATCGCGGCACCGGCGTGGCCTGCGCGGAGCTGGCGCTGTTGGCCGGCTCCGATCGGGTCGAAGGCTGCCTGTTCGGCAACGGGGAGCGCACCGGCAACGTCGATCTGGTTACGCTGGCGTTGAATCTCTATACCCAGGGCGTGGCGCCGGGCCTGGACTTCAGCCGCCTGAAGCAGGTGGTGGAGGTGGTGGAGCTGTGCAATCAGCTGCCGGTGCACCCTCGCCATCCTTATGCCGGCGAGTTGGTGTTTACCGCCTTCTCCGGTTCGCATCAGGATGCGATTAAAAAAGGCTTCGCCGCCCAGCGCCAGCGCCAGGATGGCTGGTGGCAGGTGCCTTACCTGCCGCTCGATCCCGCCGATGTCGGCTGCAGCTATGAGGCGGTGATCCGGGTCAACAGCCAGTCCGGCAAAAGCGGGGCCGCCTGGCTGTTGGAACAAAATCACGGGCTGGCGTTGCCGCGCGGTTTGCAGATTGATTTCAGCCAGGTGGTGCAGCGCGCGACCGACGGCAGCGGCAAGGAAATGAGCGGCGCGCAGCTGTGGCGCTTATTCCGCGACACCTACGGGCTGGTGGAGCAACCGCACTTGCAGCTGCTGAGCTACCAGACGGAAAGCCACGGCGTAGAGGCCTACAGCTTCAATGCGCGGGTTGCCTGTGAGGGAGAGCCGCTGCGGCTGCAGGGCGCCGGCAATGGCCTGCTTTCCAGCGCGGTGGATGCGCTGCGCCAGCGCTTCGGCTTGCCGCTGGCGATCGAGGATTACCACGAACATACGCTGGGGCACCAGAGCGACAGCCGGGCGGTGGCCTATATTCGCTGCTCGTTGCCGCAGGGTGAGGCGACCTACGGCGTTGGCATCGACGTCGACTCCGCCAGCGCCTCGCTGCAGGCGCTGCTCAACGTCGCCGGGCGCTATCTGGCGTCAACGTCGGCGCGGCCGGGCTGA
- a CDS encoding rhodanese-related sulfurtransferase, whose amino-acid sequence MPVLHNRISNEELKARMLAETEPRTTVSFYKYFSIDDPKAFRDSLYVQFEKLKVFGRIYVAKEGINAQISVPQHNFDAFKAALFASHPALDQVRLNIALEDDGKSFWVLRLKVRERIVADGIDDESFDPSNVGEYLQADRVNQMIDDPNTVFVDMRNHYEYEVGHFENAIEVPSDTFRDQLPMAVEMLQDSKDKNIVMYCTGGIRCEKASAYMLHNGFKNIYHVEGGIIEYARKAKEQGLPLKFIGKNFVFDERMGERISDDVIANCHQCGAPCDTHTNCKNDGCHLLFIQCPSCAAKFEGCCSEICREELKLPREEQRARRAGRENGVKIFNKSKGLLQTTMHIPAPEEEGPAR is encoded by the coding sequence ATGCCAGTGTTACATAACCGAATTTCTAATGAGGAACTGAAGGCGCGCATGCTGGCGGAAACCGAGCCGCGCACCACAGTTTCTTTTTACAAATATTTCTCCATCGACGATCCCAAAGCGTTTCGCGACAGCCTGTACGTTCAGTTCGAAAAATTGAAGGTGTTCGGCCGCATCTACGTGGCGAAAGAGGGCATCAACGCGCAGATCAGCGTGCCGCAGCATAACTTCGACGCGTTCAAAGCCGCGCTGTTCGCCTCGCACCCGGCGCTGGATCAGGTTCGGCTGAATATCGCGCTCGAAGACGACGGCAAATCCTTCTGGGTGCTGCGCCTCAAGGTGCGCGAGCGCATCGTGGCCGACGGCATCGATGACGAGAGCTTTGACCCAAGCAACGTCGGCGAATATCTGCAGGCCGATCGCGTCAATCAGATGATCGACGATCCGAATACGGTGTTCGTCGACATGCGCAACCACTATGAGTACGAAGTCGGTCACTTCGAAAACGCCATCGAGGTGCCGTCGGATACCTTCCGCGATCAGCTGCCGATGGCGGTGGAGATGCTGCAGGACAGCAAAGACAAAAACATCGTCATGTACTGCACCGGCGGCATTCGCTGTGAAAAAGCCAGCGCCTATATGCTGCACAACGGCTTTAAAAACATCTACCACGTGGAAGGCGGGATCATCGAGTACGCCCGCAAAGCGAAAGAGCAGGGGCTGCCGCTGAAGTTTATCGGCAAAAACTTCGTGTTCGATGAGCGCATGGGCGAGCGCATTTCCGACGATGTGATCGCCAACTGCCACCAGTGCGGGGCGCCGTGCGACACCCACACCAACTGCAAAAACGACGGTTGCCACCTGCTGTTCATTCAGTGCCCGAGCTGCGCCGCCAAGTTTGAAGGGTGCTGCAGCGAGATTTGCCGCGAAGAGCTGAAGCTGCCGCGCGAAGAGCAGCGCGCGCGCCGTGCTGGCCGGGAAAACGGCGTCAAGATCTTCAATAAGTCGAAAGGCCTGTTGCAGACTACGATGCACATTCCGGCACCGGAAGAAGAAGGCCCAGCCCGCTGA
- a CDS encoding YeeE/YedE family protein, translating into MFKSLLALLSGVIFGLGLIVAGMANPAKVLAFLDVTGQWDPSLALVMVGAIAVAAPAFLWARRRERSLLGEPLQIPAAGRADRRLLAGSALFGVGWGIAGICPGPAWVLAGAEIQRVWPFLLAMLAGMALYEIIMRRRRTCR; encoded by the coding sequence ATGTTTAAATCCCTGTTGGCGCTGCTGAGCGGCGTGATTTTCGGTCTGGGGCTGATCGTCGCCGGCATGGCCAATCCGGCCAAAGTGTTGGCGTTTCTCGACGTTACCGGCCAGTGGGATCCTTCGCTGGCGCTGGTGATGGTTGGGGCGATCGCGGTGGCGGCGCCGGCCTTCTTGTGGGCGCGGCGACGCGAGCGGAGCCTGTTGGGCGAACCGCTGCAGATCCCGGCCGCCGGGCGTGCGGATCGCCGTTTGCTGGCGGGCAGCGCGCTGTTCGGCGTCGGTTGGGGCATCGCGGGCATTTGCCCTGGCCCCGCCTGGGTGTTGGCGGGGGCGGAGATACAGCGGGTATGGCCGTTCCTGCTGGCGATGCTGGCGGGCATGGCGCTGTATGAGATTATCATGAGGCGGAGGCGTACATGTCGATAG
- a CDS encoding YciI family protein, which translates to MYIVSLTYHRPIADVDSHLDGHIAWLKKYFQDGTFIASGRKNPRTGGVILAKGIERARLDAILAEDPFNAVAHYEITDFSATTTAAGFEALAGL; encoded by the coding sequence ATGTACATTGTCAGCCTGACCTACCATCGCCCGATCGCCGACGTCGACAGCCACCTTGACGGGCACATCGCCTGGCTTAAGAAATATTTTCAGGACGGCACCTTCATCGCCTCCGGCCGCAAGAATCCCCGCACAGGCGGCGTGATCCTGGCCAAGGGCATTGAGCGTGCGCGGCTGGACGCCATCCTGGCCGAAGATCCGTTTAACGCCGTGGCCCACTACGAGATCACTGACTTTAGCGCCACCACCACCGCCGCCGGTTTCGAGGCGCTGGCCGGCCTATAA